From Magnetococcales bacterium:
GAATTGGACATATGCCGTTACTCTTTTGCTGTCATTCCCGCGAATGCGGGAATCCAGAGTGTCTGGCACAAACCTTTCCAAATCTTGCTCCACTTTCAGCAAAACACCGGCCTTTCTTGAAGATTTGGTTTTTCCTTAAGGGCAATCATCACTCCCTGGATCCCCGCCTTCGCGGGGATGACGAGTCAGAGAAGAGTGTCCAATTTTGAGATAGAACTGCTATATATACCTGCCTTTTGTCGTGAGAGATAACCCCCCAACAAAAACGGCGGACCAGATAGCAGGCCCGCCGTTTGAGATGACTTTTTTCCAACAATTCAGCTGATCGGAAGAGGGAAGCTCCTCTCAGGAGAGATCAGACCATGCCACCCGAAAAAAGTTGATGCCCTAGAAGTTTTCGAAGTCACTATCAGAATCCCCTCCCCCCATCCCCATATCCAGATTGGCCCCTCCCCCCCCTTGACTGGGAGCCGGGAGTGCTGCGCGGCGTGGGGCTGGAAGAGATTTCTGACGGGCTGGGGCGCGGTGGGCCTGGGCGACGGCGGCCGGGTTGTTACTGGTTTTGAAAAAGGAGGTGGCGCTGTTGAGCAGATCCGCCTGGGAGGAAAGCTCTTCGGAAGTACCCGCCATCTCCTGGGAAGCCCCGGCATTTTTTTGAATCACCTGATCCAGCTGCTGCAACGCCTGATTGATCTGCCCGGTACCCTGATTCTGCTCCTGGCTGGCAGCCGCAATTTCCTGAACCAGTTCGGCGGTTTTTTGGATGTCGGGCACGAGCTTGGTCATGATGGTACCCGCCCGCTCCGCCACCGCCACACTGGAAGCGGAGAGCTGAGAGATCTCTCCAGCGGCTGACTGGGAGCGCTCCGCCAGCTTGCGCACCTCTGCCGCCACCACCGCAAACCCCTTACCATGCTCCCCGGCCCGGGCCGCCTCAATAGCAGCGTTCAAAGCCAGCAGGTTGGTCTGGCGGGCGATCTCCTCAATGATGGAAATTTTTTCCGCGATCTCCTTCATCGCCCCCACCGCCTCCTCCACCGCCTTGCCACCATCAGAAGCATCCGTGGAGGCCTGACGGGCGATGGTTTCGGTCTGCTGGGAGTTGTCGGTATTTTGAGAAATATTGGAGGCCATCTCTTCCATGGCCGCAGAGGTCTCCTCAATGGAGGCCGCCTGATTGCTGGCCCCTTCGGACATGATTTGGGCTGCGTTGGAAAGCTCTGTGGAGCCACTGGCCACCGTCACCGAGGCCCGCTGCACATCCTGGAAGGTCTCCTGCAATTTGAGCACTGCACGGTTAAGGCTCCGGGCCATCGAACCCACCTCGTCCTTGCTGGTCAGGACACATTGCCGGGTGAGGTCCCCTTCCCCAAGGCGTTCACAAAAAGAACGGATCATGTTGAGGGGGCCTGAAATGGAACGGCCCAGGATGATACCGATGAACACGCTGAGAATGACGGCAACCCCACCGGCGGTAAAGAGCACCGAAGCGATGAGATCGGCCCCATCCAAAATATCCTGGGATTTTTCGTTGGCCTCACTGATCTGGGTGTCGATGAGGCGGTTCATGCGATCTTTGAGCTGATCACTGGCCCCGTCAAAGGCTTCCATCACCACGTTACCGGCGGCCAAGCCCTCCTTCATATAGGCGTTGGCCATACGTGTGCCCACATCATGGAGATGATCGAAGGCCGCATCCAGATCCTTCAGATCCCGCAGCTCGTTGCTGGCCCCTTCCGACTGAAACATTTCCCGAAATTTAGCCAGCCCCGCCTTGAAACGGTCAGCCGCATCCTGGGCATCTCCAAAGCCATCGGGATTGTGGGTGGCGGAAACATCGGTCAGCCACTGCTGAAGCTCAATGATATCCGACTGCATGTTTTTGGCGGTGAGTGAAAAGGGCAGAGACTCCTCTTTCACGACCAACGCCGCTTCCCGGGTCTCCTGAATGGCGGAATAGATCATGGCAAAGACTACCAGGATAACCACCAGAATCAGACCAAACCCCACCCCCAACCTTGGACCCACCCGCATATCGCTCAGAGTCATCACACCCTCCTCTTCAGGAATTTTTCTGTAACATTCTGTAGAACACAGGCAAAGTACACACTTTACCAAAACAGGAATGATAACTATTTGTTAAAAATTTACAAAGTTTTTGTGCGCAAAACCTGAGAATTTGATGCGATTTTTACAACACACCTGAATTATAATAGAAAATCATTTGTCAATCATCAGTCTGTTTTTGGAGATGCGTGAAGCCAAGTCAACAGCATGATGTAAAGAGCGGGGGTCGGCCAGCCCTTTGCCAGCGATATCAAAAGCGGTGCCATGATCAACACTGGTGCGAACTATGGGCAATCCCAGGGTGATGTTGGCGGCCTGGCCAAAGGCAAGCATTTTAAGAGGAATCAGGGCTTGGTCGTGATACATGCAGATGACGGCATCGTAGCTGGATCGTGCCGCTGCATGAAACAGGGTATCGGCGGGCAGGGGACCTCGGATCGTGCCTGGATATTTTTCGGCCAGGGCCTCACACACAGGCCGGATCACCTCGATCTCCTCCCGGCCAAAAGCCCCCTCCTCCCCGGCATGGGGGTTGAGTCCGGCCACGGCCAAACGGGGAGAAGGCATGGCAAAATCCCTCTGAAGAGCCGTGAGTGTGGTCTCCATCACCCGAAAAAGCGCCTCCCGGGTCAAAGCGTGTGGGACGCTTTTCAGGGATTGATGAATCGTCGCTGGCACCACCCGCAGCCCCTCACCGGCCAACATCATCACCGGATGGGGGGTGTGGGTAAAATGTCCCAGCATTTCGGTGTGGCCGGGATAGTCGAAGCCCGCTTCGAACAAAACGGCTTTGTGAATGGGGGGAGTGACCACTGCTGCCACACGACCGGCCAAGGCCAGCTCTACCGCTTTTTGGATGGAGGCCACCACAGCCGGAGCGTGCCGGGGGTTTGGTTGGCCAAAGGTGAGGGTTGCCAGCGCCAGGGAGTGGGCCGCAGGCAAAACAGCCAAACATTCAGGAGGCAGCTGACAGGCCTCCTCCGGAGTCGTCACCACTTGGAAATTCAGATCAAGATCAAGGCGGCTTGCGGTCCAGGGAAGCAGATCGGGATCGCCGATCCAAAGCCAGGGAGCAGAACAGGAACGCCCTGCATGGGCCTTGATGAGCACTTCCGGCCCCACCCCGGCGGGATCCCCCATGGTGATGGCGATGGGGAGAGCTTGAGACGGGTGGGGCGTCAACGCAGCTCCACAAAGGCCCGCATGCGGATATCCCGGAGCCACTGGCGATAGCGGGATTGGAGCTTGGCCTGCATCAACCGCTCCTTGAGGCTGTCATGTTGAGCCGCCAGGGAGTTGGGATCCAGGGTCCCCTTCTCCTCGACAAAGGCCAGATGCCAGCCAAAGCCGGTTCGAATCGGTTCGCTCACCTGCCCCGGTTCCAGATTGAAGACCACATCATCAAATTCCGGCACCATCACCCCTCGGGCAAACCAGCCCAGATCCCCGCCATCCGAGGCGGTATCATCATCGGAATATTGCCGGGCCAGATCCGCAAAGGGTGTCCCTTCCAGGGCTTCCTTGCGAATGGCTTCCAATCTGTTGCGGGCTCTCTCCTCGGCATCGGTTCCACCCTCTTCAAGCACCTTGAGCAAAATATGGCGGGCTTTGATCCGAAGCTGGGTGGTGGATGCGTCGCCCTTCATCACCATGCGCCGATCAATCATCTGAAAGATGTGATATCCCTGACCCGAGCGATAGGGTGGACTGACAGAGCCTTTTTTCAGAGGAAAAACCACCTCTTCCATTTCCGGCAGCAGCTCTCCCCGTTTGAACCAGCCCATTTCACCCCCTTCGAGCCCCCCGGGGTCATCGGAGTGTTGGCTGGCCAGGGTGGCGAAGGAGGCCCCACCCTTGAGCTGACCGATAAGATCAATGGCTTTCAGGCGGACCGCCTCCAATTCCTTGGCAGAGGCATCATCGGGTATGGAAAGTAAAATCTGCGCCAGATGGATCTCCTCCACCCCCTTATCCTTCAGAGTGGTGCGATAGAGATCCTGAATTTCCTCCTCGGAGACCGTTACCAGCTTGGAGATGACTTTGTTGATCAGGCGACCCTGGAGGAGTTGATCGTGGAGGGTTCGGCGATATTTACTCAGAGACATCCCCTGCTGGGCCAGAGCCTCGGGCAGGGAGCCGGGGGGCAGATTGTTGTCTGCCTCCACCTTGGCCATGATCCGCTGAAGATCCTCTTCGGTCACCGCCACGCCCAGCTGTTTGGCCTTCTGATCCCGAATCTTGCGCATGACCAGTTCATCCAAAACCCGCTTGCGGATCTTGAGGGGATCCACCGGCGTGCCGGAATCCTTGAATTTCATCAGGATAGGCCTGGCCATCTCGGCTATTTCAGATTCGGTAATAATGTCGGTCTCAGCCTCTGTACCACTCAAATCACGGGCTTCGACGATGGCCGCGATGCGGTCGAGAAGTTCGGCGTGGGCCGGGGGAATCCAGAAAAAAGCCGCCAGTAGAATCATCGGCAAGAGGCCCGAGCGCCCCCCTGAGAGCACTGTTTTCATCCTTGTCCCTCCCCTTGGAGCGGTTTCGCACGCGCTTATATAGTTGGATGATTGCCGGGAGCCATCAGAGTGCATGACGCCAGGGCTTGAATTCACTCCGGTCAACGCCCGGGTTCCCGGTTCAACCCGGTTGCCAGACCTTGAGGTCAGCTCCCTTGAGTCCACTCCTGGCAAGCTGTCCGGGTGTCGACGTGGATCAAGAGTTGACACCATACCCTCCCAAACCACGGAGGTTGATCAGGAAGCCCACAAAACCGCCCCCATGCTCGTCCGTATCTGAAGAGAGGCTGCGTCCACCAAACAGGTCCAGGCTCCAGCAGTCGTGCTCATAGCGCAGACCTGATTTCCAGCTTTTGATGTTATCGTTCATCAAGGAATAGTCCGCTTCCTGGGTCCAGAGCCAGTTTTCACTCAGATGCAAGGCGCCGTCCAGGGTGAGATCCTCGATATCCTCATTCCCCTCTTCTTCCAGCCCCGATATCTGATCGGGCTGGTTGCGGTGGTAACCCAGCTCCAGCCAATCGTTGCGGGGGGTGTGAAACTTGAGGGAGACGTCGGTGTTGGGAATTTTGCCGTCATCGTGGTTAAAGCGGCCTCCGGCAGCGGCAGACCAATATTCGGAAAGATCCACTTCCAGCCCGGCCACGATGTCGGAAAAGGCCTCTTCGTTTTGATATTCCCGATGTCCCGCCGGCGCCCAGCGCTGCCCCACGGTGAGAGTCGCCAGCTCCCGCACCGGGTCATCTTCAGCAAATCGACCGATCAGCCTGGAAGTAACGCCGTAACTGATCCAATGGCCGGTGGAGAGGCGATCCACCCCGGAATAGCGGTTTTCAGCGAAAAGATTGGTGGTGGCAAAGTTGCGCAGGGTAGCGTCATAGTCCGGCACCCGGCTCTGGTCGCTGGAAGAGTTGAGGACATACTGCACCGTGGGCTCGATGGTGTGTTTGACCTTGCTGAACCCACCTTCGCCGCCCTGGCTGCCATAGTTGCGGGAGAGATTGCCATCCAGGCGCAAGCTCACCATGGCGGCTTCCCGGGATTGCTCACGGGCGGGTTCATCCCCGGCTTCTGCCGGATTGCCGTTGACCCAATAGAAGGTCTCTCGCACCCCGGCTGCGGCACTGATGCGACCAAAATGCAGCGGACGTTCATAGCGCAGGGTGGGGGCGATATCGACCCGTTGGGTGGAATCCCCAGCCATTTGATAAAAATTATCAAACCCCAAATCGCTCGTAACCCGCCAGTTTTCACCAATGGATTTTAACATCGTCTCACTGGTGAGGGAGATGAAGGGCAGCTGCTGGGTGGTGTTGATATCGCTGTCAGCTTCCAGATCCTGGTTCCAACGAACCCCGGCCTGTACCGCTGTAAAACCGTCTTCCTCCAGCTCCAGACGGTCGAAGGTCACGAAAGATTCCAACCGATGGGCATCGGGGTCCACGACATCCTGCTCAAAATCGTTGATAAAATCCCGACTGCGACTGGCGTTGATGTTGGCGTTGAGACTCCACGCGCCCAGGCGCTGGCTGTGTTTAAACACCGTCAGCCCGCGATACTCCTCTTCCTGCTCGTCCTGGATGTGATAAGTCTCCAGAAAGCCGGCATAATCCTTACCCAGATAGCGGTATTGCAGCCGTCCCATCACCCCTCGGCGACTGATGCCCCGCACCGCGAGAGTCGCATCCCGCTCCGGAGCGATGTTCCAATAGTAGGGAACCTCCGCCACCAGGCCGTTGCCGCCACTCACCCGCAGGGAGGGAATGAGAAAACCGCTTTTTCGCTCCGGGCGCAGGGGCTGACGCCACCAGGGGCTATAGAGGACCGGCACATCCCCCAGGCGCAGGGTGACATTTTTGGCGGTGACGCTGTTTTCCTCCCGATTGACCTGGATCTCCTCGGAACGGATGTGCCAGGGAGGCTCTTCACAGTCACAGTTGGTGTAGGTGGCTTCCTGGAGGGTGAGGCTGTTGCGGTCGTGCACCGCGACGGTCTTGGCGGTGGCGATCCCTCCGGGGCCGACCATGTCCATGCGCACGTCGTGAATGTTGCCTCGCTGATCATCCACATTCAATTCCACCCGCTCCGAGGTAAAAATATCTCCCTCACGGTTGAGTCGAATGTTACCGTCAGCAGTGATTTTTTTATCGATAATATGATAGCTGGCGGTATCGGAGGTGATTTCAAATCGCTTGCCCTGCATGATCTTCACGTTGCCGGTAGCGGTAATCACCTGGCCGTCACTGGAGTGGTCCATCCGGTCCGCTTCGATGTCGAGAGGGAGTTCATCCTCAGCGACGGCGGGGAGTGGAAAGAGGGAAAACAGACAACACAGCGCCAGCACTCTGCTTGCCGAAGAGTGGCCGGGCACTCTGTTGACCGTGGCTGGGGCGTGGCTACCCGCAGCTAGGCTGCTGCCCGTGGCTGGGGTGTTGCTCATTATTCGCAAGGTTCTCATCGAACGCATGGGTCGTCACCATCTAGGGCCACTCCCTGCCACCGGTCAGTGGGACGGGGCAAAGGGGCAGGCTTGGGGTGATTGATCAATCCAAATCCGGGTGGGTACGCATCACCGTGGCGCCATGAACGGCCACTTGGCCTGCGACTAAAGCCCAGAACGCGAATCAGGAATGATCCATCAAGCTAAAAAACAGAAAATCCATTGGAGCCGCAGTTTAATCGATTCATCATGCGTTTAACAGGGACCGAACAGCCCCCACCAGGTGGAGAGAGCCCGCCACCACCACCCTCTGGGATGGGGAAGCCTCCAAGCGGGCCGTGGCCAAGGCTTCTGCTGCCGTGGCGTGGCTGGTAACCATCCCCTCCCCAGCGGGCCAAAATCGAGCAATCCGCTCACCCGTCAACCCCCGTGGCCCGCTGCTCCCTACCACCAAAATCCGCTGGGCAAGAGGAGCCAACTCCCTGACCATGGCCGGGATATCCTTATCCTCAAAGGCGGAAAAAATCAGCAGGGTCGCACCCTTACCCGCCTCTCCATCCAGCAGGGCTTCCTTCAACACCCGAGCCCCTTGTGGATTGTGAGCGCCATCCAGCCAGATGGGGGGGGCTCCCGGAAAAAATTCCAACCGCCCCGGCCATCGGGCCTGGTGGATGCCTTGGCGTATGACCTCTTCCGATATGGCCATATCTGACGGAAAATCATTTGGCACCGCACGGTTTTTTTTGGGCAGGTGCCGGATGGCCGCAACCGCGAGAGCTGCATTTTGCAGTTGATGGCGACCTCTCAACCCTGGGTGCGGCAGGGTGATGGCGCCGGCATGATCGGTATAAGTCCACGCTCCACCAACCCCTTCGATAAAATCATAATCCCGACCTCTCAGAATCAAAGGGGCTCCCAGGGAACGCGCCCGGGTGTCGATAACCTCCCGGGCTGACTCTGAACCAGGATCAGCCACCACCGCTACCCCAGGCTTGATAATCCCCGCCTTTTCCCGGGCGATCTCCACCAGGCTCTCTCCCAGAAAGGCCTGGTGATCCAAACTGATGGGGGTGATGAGGCACAGACCGGGTGTGACAACACTGGTGGCATCCAGACGCCCCCCCAGGCCGGTCTCCAGGAGTGTGATATCGGGTTTCAGATGGGCAAAATGGAGCAGGGCACAGGCTGTGGTGATCTCAAAATAGGTCTCATCCACCCCAGAGCAGGCCCTCAAAGTGCGCTCCAGCAAGGGAATCAGCTGCTCATCGGAGATTTCAGCGCCATTCAAACGAATGCGTTCGTTAAAACGTGCCAGATGGGGAGAGGTATAGCTGCCGGTGGTCAAACCCGCCTGCTGAAAAATTTCCGCCAAAAAGGCGATCACAGAGCCTTTGCCGTTGGTTCCGGCAACGTGGATGGGGGTGAGTCCCAGGTGTGGGGATTGCAGGCGGTCAAGGAGCTGGTTGATCCGCTCCAGGCCCAAAAAAACCGCCTGGGCACCGTGGTTTTCAGCGATCTCCAGAAGCTTGGCCAGGCGTGGGTTCATAACCTGGAATCCATGGCAGTGTGTCGTAGTAGAGGAAGCCCAAGGGACACTGGCAGACTGGGCGGCACTGGCTGGCAGGCTGGGGAGAGAGTCGGCCTGATGGCGACCCTGGCTCCTAACTGCCCTTG
This genomic window contains:
- a CDS encoding HAMP domain-containing protein, translated to MTLSDMRVGPRLGVGFGLILVVILVVFAMIYSAIQETREAALVVKEESLPFSLTAKNMQSDIIELQQWLTDVSATHNPDGFGDAQDAADRFKAGLAKFREMFQSEGASNELRDLKDLDAAFDHLHDVGTRMANAYMKEGLAAGNVVMEAFDGASDQLKDRMNRLIDTQISEANEKSQDILDGADLIASVLFTAGGVAVILSVFIGIILGRSISGPLNMIRSFCERLGEGDLTRQCVLTSKDEVGSMARSLNRAVLKLQETFQDVQRASVTVASGSTELSNAAQIMSEGASNQAASIEETSAAMEEMASNISQNTDNSQQTETIARQASTDASDGGKAVEEAVGAMKEIAEKISIIEEIARQTNLLALNAAIEAARAGEHGKGFAVVAAEVRKLAERSQSAAGEISQLSASSVAVAERAGTIMTKLVPDIQKTAELVQEIAAASQEQNQGTGQINQALQQLDQVIQKNAGASQEMAGTSEELSSQADLLNSATSFFKTSNNPAAVAQAHRAPARQKSLPAPRRAALPAPSQGGGGANLDMGMGGGDSDSDFENF
- the pdxA gene encoding 4-hydroxythreonine-4-phosphate dehydrogenase PdxA yields the protein MGDPAGVGPEVLIKAHAGRSCSAPWLWIGDPDLLPWTASRLDLDLNFQVVTTPEEACQLPPECLAVLPAAHSLALATLTFGQPNPRHAPAVVASIQKAVELALAGRVAAVVTPPIHKAVLFEAGFDYPGHTEMLGHFTHTPHPVMMLAGEGLRVVPATIHQSLKSVPHALTREALFRVMETTLTALQRDFAMPSPRLAVAGLNPHAGEEGAFGREEIEVIRPVCEALAEKYPGTIRGPLPADTLFHAAARSSYDAVICMYHDQALIPLKMLAFGQAANITLGLPIVRTSVDHGTAFDIAGKGLADPRSLHHAVDLASRISKNRLMIDK
- a CDS encoding peptidylprolyl isomerase is translated as MKTVLSGGRSGLLPMILLAAFFWIPPAHAELLDRIAAIVEARDLSGTEAETDIITESEIAEMARPILMKFKDSGTPVDPLKIRKRVLDELVMRKIRDQKAKQLGVAVTEEDLQRIMAKVEADNNLPPGSLPEALAQQGMSLSKYRRTLHDQLLQGRLINKVISKLVTVSEEEIQDLYRTTLKDKGVEEIHLAQILLSIPDDASAKELEAVRLKAIDLIGQLKGGASFATLASQHSDDPGGLEGGEMGWFKRGELLPEMEEVVFPLKKGSVSPPYRSGQGYHIFQMIDRRMVMKGDASTTQLRIKARHILLKVLEEGGTDAEERARNRLEAIRKEALEGTPFADLARQYSDDDTASDGGDLGWFARGVMVPEFDDVVFNLEPGQVSEPIRTGFGWHLAFVEEKGTLDPNSLAAQHDSLKERLMQAKLQSRYRQWLRDIRMRAFVELR
- a CDS encoding LPS-assembly protein LptD, which translates into the protein MSNTPATGSSLAAGSHAPATVNRVPGHSSASRVLALCCLFSLFPLPAVAEDELPLDIEADRMDHSSDGQVITATGNVKIMQGKRFEITSDTASYHIIDKKITADGNIRLNREGDIFTSERVELNVDDQRGNIHDVRMDMVGPGGIATAKTVAVHDRNSLTLQEATYTNCDCEEPPWHIRSEEIQVNREENSVTAKNVTLRLGDVPVLYSPWWRQPLRPERKSGFLIPSLRVSGGNGLVAEVPYYWNIAPERDATLAVRGISRRGVMGRLQYRYLGKDYAGFLETYHIQDEQEEEYRGLTVFKHSQRLGAWSLNANINASRSRDFINDFEQDVVDPDAHRLESFVTFDRLELEEDGFTAVQAGVRWNQDLEADSDINTTQQLPFISLTSETMLKSIGENWRVTSDLGFDNFYQMAGDSTQRVDIAPTLRYERPLHFGRISAAAGVRETFYWVNGNPAEAGDEPAREQSREAAMVSLRLDGNLSRNYGSQGGEGGFSKVKHTIEPTVQYVLNSSSDQSRVPDYDATLRNFATTNLFAENRYSGVDRLSTGHWISYGVTSRLIGRFAEDDPVRELATLTVGQRWAPAGHREYQNEEAFSDIVAGLEVDLSEYWSAAAGGRFNHDDGKIPNTDVSLKFHTPRNDWLELGYHRNQPDQISGLEEEGNEDIEDLTLDGALHLSENWLWTQEADYSLMNDNIKSWKSGLRYEHDCWSLDLFGGRSLSSDTDEHGGGFVGFLINLRGLGGYGVNS
- a CDS encoding bifunctional folylpolyglutamate synthase/dihydrofolate synthase, which encodes MNPRLAKLLEIAENHGAQAVFLGLERINQLLDRLQSPHLGLTPIHVAGTNGKGSVIAFLAEIFQQAGLTTGSYTSPHLARFNERIRLNGAEISDEQLIPLLERTLRACSGVDETYFEITTACALLHFAHLKPDITLLETGLGGRLDATSVVTPGLCLITPISLDHQAFLGESLVEIAREKAGIIKPGVAVVADPGSESAREVIDTRARSLGAPLILRGRDYDFIEGVGGAWTYTDHAGAITLPHPGLRGRHQLQNAALAVAAIRHLPKKNRAVPNDFPSDMAISEEVIRQGIHQARWPGRLEFFPGAPPIWLDGAHNPQGARVLKEALLDGEAGKGATLLIFSAFEDKDIPAMVRELAPLAQRILVVGSSGPRGLTGERIARFWPAGEGMVTSHATAAEALATARLEASPSQRVVVAGSLHLVGAVRSLLNA